The sequence GCATCGACCTCGCGTTGGCGTTGGTCGAAATGGATCACGGCAGCAAGCTGGTTCGCGAGGTCGCGCGATGGTTGGTGGTCTATCTCAAACGCGCAGGCGGACAGTCACAGTTCTCCGCGCTGGTCGAGGCCGATCCGGCTCCCCAGTCTGCGCTGCGCAAGGTTACCGATGCGATTGTGGCCGACCCGGCCGACGACCACAGCGTGGACGCGCTTGCCAGGCGCGCCGCCTTGAGCAGCCGGCAACTGACAAGGCTGTTTCAGGCTGAGCTCGGGACCACCCCGGCCCGCTACGTCGAACAGGTACGCATCGATGCCGCGCGTGCCGCGCTCGATGCCGGCCACAGCGTCACCGAGTCCGCACGCCGAGCAGGATTCGGCAGCCCCGAAACCCTGCGTTGAGTATTCGTCGACCACTTGGGCGTGTCGCCGAAGGCCTACCGCGACCGGTTCCGCACGACAGTGCGCTGAGTCGGCGGCGTCAGTCCGCTTTGTCGATCAGCTTGCCCAGCGCCACCCGGTCGGATGCCAGCAGTTCGTCGATGCGCGGCTGGTTGACGTCCGCGACGATGATCTCGCCGACCTCCTGGCTGACGTTGCTGAAGATGCCGTGCTCCTTCATCTTCTCGGTCTGGTACAGGTTGTCCTGAGTGGGCGTGACGTAGTGCACCGCCGCAGCCTTGAACCGGTGGATCAGCCACAGGTGGGTGAGGTCCATCAACCGCTTCTGCCGAAGCTTCTCGGCGAAGGTGTTCTGGTCGCGCACCGTCAAGATGCTGCGACCGTGCCGGTCCTTGATCGGGTCGACGATCACGTTGGCGACCTTCTCGTCGTTGTCGCCGTAGATCCCCAGTTCCAGCACGTCGGATCCGGGACGGGTGGGCCGCAGTTGCGCACGCAGCTTCTCGCCGAGCCGATAGTGCTCGGCCCACAACGCCAGCCAATCCTCCAGCAGCTTCTTGGGCACTTCGGTCTGCACCAGGTGCTGATGCTGCGTGGAGCCGGCGCCCATCGCCTTGGTGGTGGCCGTGCGCCCGGACGATGCGGCCAGCGCGGCGTCGCTGCGCGGTCCGCCGACCAGTGTCTGGGGTGTGCGGTACGGCGACTCCACCAGCCGCATCTTGCGCTGCAGGCGGGCCAGCGCCAGCATGCCGTCCTGCAGCAGCGTGGCCGCGAATTCCTCGGAGGCCACGCCGTCGACCTGGTGGCCGCCGTAGGTGATGAAGTTGAAGACGAAGCCCAGCTTGCCGATCTCGGCTGGGAAAGCCCGCATCTGTTCGTCGGTCATGCCGGTGGTGTCCCAGTTGAACGAGGGGGACAGGTTGTAGGCCAGCATCTGGTCGGGGTACACCGCGTGGATCGCCTCGGCGAACTCACGAGCATCGGCCAGATCGGCGGTCTTGGTCTCCATCCAGAGCAGGTCGGCGAACGGGGCGGCGGCCAGTGACTTGGCGATCGCGTAGGGGATACCGCCGCGCACCTGGAAGTAGCCTTCGGGTGTCTTGGCCCGTTCGCAGTCCCAGCCGGGGTCGGCATTGAGCTCGGCCGCCTTTTCGCGGGCGGTGTAAAGCGGTGCCCGGGCGGCGAATTCCCGCCACTGCGCGGCACTCATGTCTTTCGGCTCGCCTTCGCGTTCGGCGAACTCGAGCATCTCGGCGACGGCGTCGCCGAACGTCATCAGCCCGGCGTCGTTCTGCCATGCCTCGACGAACTTTGATTCGATGTCGTCGAAGACGACGTCGACGGACTGCCGGCCGTTGTCGCGCCAGCCTTCGGCGGCTTTCGTGATCAACGCGGTGATGCCGTTGCGTTCCAGCCAGGCGTCGGCGGCGGCGTACTCGCCCTCCGGCAGGGCGTAGAGCAGATGACCGTTGATCGCGGTGATCCCGGCGTTGTAGAAGGACCGGGTCATCGCCAGGAAACAGGCCTTGTAGGACGGGATCTTCAGGTTGGTGGTGCCCAGGATGAACGGCTGGTCGCGTTCGTCGCCGCGACTCTCGACCAGGTTGGCCGCCTCGGCGTCCGTGCGCGCGACGATGATGCCGGGCACACCCATGATGTCCAACTGGAAACGGGCGGTGTTGAGGCGCTTGATCTGCTCGTCCGAGGGCACCAGCACCTTGCCGCCCTGGTGCCCGCACTTCTTGGTGCCGGGCCGCTGGTCCTCGATGTGGTAGCCGGGCACACCGGCTTCCACGAAGCGCCGGATCAGGTTGCGCACGTGGGGATCACCGCCGTGCCCGGTGTCGGCGTCGGCGATGATGAACGGCCGGTAGTCCACAGCGGGGGTGGCGGCGCGCTGTTCCTCGGTCATCTGCAGGCGCAGGTACTGCTGGTTGCGGTCCGCGGTGAGCAGGGCACGCACCAGCCCGGACGCCTCGTCGGGCACCTGACTCAGCGGGTAGCTGGCCAGGTCGGGGCCCGGGTCTTCGGTGATGGAGCCCTTGGCGGAGGTCGCCCAGCCGCCCAGATAGATGCCCTCGATGCCGACCCGCTTCATCACCACGGCCTGGCCGGGCGAATACGGGCCGAAGGTGGTGATGCTCTTCTTGGCGGCGAACAACTCGCGGAGCCGGGCGTAGAACGCCGTGGCCGCCTCGCGCGCCACCGGGTAGTCGGAGGGGATGGTGCCGCGCTGCTCGACGACCTGGCGGGCGGTGTAGAGACGGGTGATGCCTTCGAAACGCGGGCTGTCGAAGTACTTCTGCACCGCTGCGATGTCGGCGTCCACATCACGTTCGACCGGTGCACTCGCCGCCGCGTTCGTCTCGATGGTCGTCATGGAATATCGCTCCTGTTCGCCCGGGTTGATGCGGCGGTTCCAGCTTCGTCTCTCCTCCGTCGAGCCTCGCTGAACCGCCGGGTTCCGCATGCTCCTTCCCCGTATTGTGCCGCCGTACGCTGAGCGATAGTTCGGTTTTGCCTACATCTTCAGCACTGCGCGGCCGTCGCCGCCGAACTCGCACGAAGGCCTCGGATTAGTGGGCTGAGGTGGCTAAGCTCAGGCTCTATGACGTCCCGGTCGGACCGGTGGAGAGAGCACTGGGAACAGCCGCCGCAGCCTGTCGTGGTGGGCCGCTGGGCTGCACGGCGGATGAGCCGGCGCTTCGCCGGGGTGGGCGTCCGCATTCCGCCCGCGCGGCTACGAGAGCTGGCGGTCGGTGCACCGCTGGCGTCGGCGGAGTCAGTCGACTACGCGTTCGCGCTGGCTGCGACGGAGATGAAGCACGAGCAGCGTCTGGCCCGGGCGCGACGCAATCGGCGACGTCTGGTCAACGCGCTCATCGTGGCCGGCCTGATGCTCGCCGCACTCAATCTGCTGATCTGTATGGGCTACCTCTTCATCAGCCTCGCGCTGCGCGAACCGGCTATGTGATCATCACCACCCAACTCCATTGTGGTGGAGGTCCTTTGATGTCCGAGCGGGCTTGGTCGAAGAAGCCGGGGACTTAGACTGCGGGGCATGACGCAGTCGCAGCGCCCGACGACCCTCAAAGGGCTGGTTCAGATCGAGGAGTGCCTGGACGCCGACGGCGGCATCGTTTTGCCACCGGGTGACACCTTGATCTCGCTGATCGACCGCAATATCGCCAACGTCGGGGACGCGGTGGCGTTCCGCTATCTCGACTATGCCGGCCAGCACGAGGGCCAGGCGGTGGAGCTGACCTGGACGCAACTCGGCGAGCGATTGCGCGCCATCGCCGCCCGGCTGCAGGGCCTTACTGCTCCCGGCGACCGGGTGGCGATCCTGGCGCCACAGGGACTCGACTACGTCACCGGGTTCTATGCCGCGCTCAAATGCGCGACCATTGCGGTGCCGTTGTTCGCCCCCGAATTGCCGGGTCACGCCGAGCGGCTCGACACCGCATTGCGCGACTCCACCCCGGCCGTGGTCCTGACGACAGCTGTGGTGCGGCGCATCGTCGACGATTTTCTGGGCAAGCTGCCCCAGCAGCTGCAGCCCCGCGTTCTGGTCATCGACGAGATACCGGACTCGGCGGGGGAGGCCTTTGTGCCCGTCGACATCGACGTCGACGACGTGTCGCACCTGCAGTACACCTCGGGCACCACGCGGCCGCCGGTCGGTGTGCAGGTGACGCACCGCTCGGTTGCCACCAACCTGCTGCAGATGATCCTGTCGATCGACATGCTGGACCGGAACACGCACGGGCTCAGCTGGTTACCGCTCTATCACGACATGGGTCTGTCGATGATCGGGTTTCCGGCCGTCTACGGGGGACACTCCACGCTGATCTCGCCGACGGCGTTCATCCGCCGGCCGCAGCGCTGGATCACTGCGCTGTCGGATGCCTCGCGGCGCGGCCGGGTGGTCACCGCCGCACCGAACTTCGCCTATGAACTGACCGCGGCGCGGGGCCTGCCCGGGCCGGGAGCCGACATCGACCTCTCGAACGTGGTGATGATCATCGGCTCCGAACCCGTGAACATGGCAGCGATCACCGCCTTCAACGAGGCGTTCGCACCGTATGGGTTGCCGCCCACCGCCATCAAGCCGTCCTACGGGATCGCTGAGGCCACGCTGTTCGTGGCCACCATCGCTCCCGATGCCGAGGCGAGCGTGCTCTACCTGAACCGCGAGCAACTCGGTGCCGGCCACGCTTCAGCGGTTGCCGCCGATGCGCCGGGTGCGGTGGCTCAGGTCTCGTGCGGGCAGGTTGCCCGCAGCCTGTCGGCGGTGATCGTCGACGGCGACGCGGAACTGCCCGACGGTCGCATCGGCGAGATCTGGCTGCATGGCGACAACGTCACCGCCGGTTACTGGGGCCGGCCCGATGAGACCGAGCGCGCGTTCGGTGCCCGGCTGCGGTCTCGGCTGGAACACGGCAGTCATGCCGGGTCGACACCGGCCGACGGGGCTTGGCTGCGCACCGGCGACCTGGGCTTCTATCTGGATGGTGAGCTCTACGTGACCGGCCGCACGGTGGATCTGATGGTTCTTGGGGGACGCGGTCACTATCCGCAGGACATCGAGGCCACCGTGGCGGCGGCCTCACCGATGGTGCGTGCCGGTTATGTGGTGGCGTTCGCGGCGCCCGCCGATACCACCGGCCAGCTGGTGATCGTCGCCGAGCGCGCGACCGGCACCGGCCGCCAAGACCCAGCGCCGGCGATCGCGGCCATCCGAGCGGAGGTGCAGCGGGTGCATGGGGTGAACGCCTCGGACGTGCGGTTCGTCCCTGCCGGCGCCATTCCGCGGACCACCAGCGGAAAGCTCGGCCGGATCGCGTGCCGCGAGCAGTATGTGGCGGGCACGCTCGGCGTGCACTGAGACGACTGTGCTGGGGTCTGCCGGCTCTGCCGGGCGCACAGCGGGCGCACAGCGCAGACCTGCCGGGCGCCAAAAATAGCTAGCTAGCCTTCCTAAGGCATCTCGCCGGCTCGTTCGCCGGCCAAGAGACAAGGGGAGGCAATGGATTACGGAGTCCTGCCGCCGGAGATCAATTCGGCGCGCATGTACGCCGGCCCCGGCCCGGCTTCGTTACTGGCCTCCGCGACCGCCTGGCAGGATCTGGCCGCCGAACTGAACTCCGCGGCCGCGTCCTACGGCTCGGTGATTACGGGCCTGACGGGTGGTCCTTGGCTGGGGACCTCTGCGGCGACGATGGCTGCCGCGGCAAGCCCCTACATCGCCTGGCTCGGTGCCACCGGGGCACAGGCCGAGCAGGCCGCCGCCCAATTGACCGCGGCCGTCACGGCCTATGAATCCGCTTACGCGGCAACGGTTCCGCCGCCGCTGATCACCGCCAACCGCACCCTGCAAGAGACGCTGATCGCCACCAATCTCCTCGGGCAGAACACCGCGGCGATCGCCACCACCGAGGCGCAATATCTGGAGATGTGGGCGCAGGACGCCGCGGCCATGTACGGCTACGCCGGGGCGTCGGCGGTAGCCACCCAGGTCACGCCGTTCGCCTCGCCACCGCAGACCACTGACCCGTCCCGGCAGGCCGGCCAGGTCGCTTCCGTGGCGCAGTCAGCGGCCGCGACCACCGGTACCGACACTGAGGCACTGATGTCGCAAGGGCCGCAACTGCTCTCGACCACCCCGACGGCGCTGCAGGCGCTGGCCTCACCCACCGAGGAGGCCTCGACGGGCGGGTCGATGTCGTCGTCAATGTCGAGCCTCAACTCGCTGATGATGCCGATGCGCATGGCGATGATGCCGATGAGCATGCTGATGCGCATGCTCATGGGAGGCTCCACCGGGGCCAAGGGCGCCGCGGCGGGTGTGGCGGCCGCCGGCGGGGCGGCCTCGGGCATGCTCAGCTCCGCTGGTGGCGCGGCCGGCACGGTGACGTTGGCGGGCTTCTCCGGCGGATCGGCGGCGACCGCAGGTCTGGGCCGGGCCGCCTCGATCGGCGCGTTGTCGGTGCCGCCGGCCTGGACCGGTCCGGGTGTGGCCAGCGCTCCGATGGCCGCGGCGCTGCCGTCGGGCGGCGGGGTAGCGGCCTCGGCGGCGGGGATGGGCAACGCGGCGGCGGTGCCGCCGATGGTGCCGTTCGGCAGCCTGGCCGCGCGCGGTGGCGTAGGCGGTCCGGCCACCCAGTACGACTTTCGGCCTACGGTGGTCCCGCGGTCGCCGGCAGCGGGGTAGTGGCCGCGTCGGCTTCGATGGGCGCGGGCCGGGACGGCGCCGACGGCGCTCGCCGGATGTTCTGGATCTTTTGAGGCCACCAGAACCATCGGCCGAGCAGCGCCGCGATCGAGGGCGTCAAGAACGAGCGCACGATCAGGGTGTCGAACAGCAGGCCGAGCCCGATCGTGCTGCCAGCCTGACCGATGGAGTACAGGTCACTGGCCGCCATCGACATCATCGTGAAGGCGAACACCAGGCCCGCTGCCGTGACCACCGATCCGGTTCCGCCGATCGAGCGGATGATTCCGGTCTTGATCCCGGCGCCGATCTCCTCCTGGAACCGGGAGAC is a genomic window of Mycolicibacter heraklionensis containing:
- the aceA gene encoding isocitrate lyase ICL2, yielding MTTIETNAAASAPVERDVDADIAAVQKYFDSPRFEGITRLYTARQVVEQRGTIPSDYPVAREAATAFYARLRELFAAKKSITTFGPYSPGQAVVMKRVGIEGIYLGGWATSAKGSITEDPGPDLASYPLSQVPDEASGLVRALLTADRNQQYLRLQMTEEQRAATPAVDYRPFIIADADTGHGGDPHVRNLIRRFVEAGVPGYHIEDQRPGTKKCGHQGGKVLVPSDEQIKRLNTARFQLDIMGVPGIIVARTDAEAANLVESRGDERDQPFILGTTNLKIPSYKACFLAMTRSFYNAGITAINGHLLYALPEGEYAAADAWLERNGITALITKAAEGWRDNGRQSVDVVFDDIESKFVEAWQNDAGLMTFGDAVAEMLEFAEREGEPKDMSAAQWREFAARAPLYTAREKAAELNADPGWDCERAKTPEGYFQVRGGIPYAIAKSLAAAPFADLLWMETKTADLADAREFAEAIHAVYPDQMLAYNLSPSFNWDTTGMTDEQMRAFPAEIGKLGFVFNFITYGGHQVDGVASEEFAATLLQDGMLALARLQRKMRLVESPYRTPQTLVGGPRSDAALAASSGRTATTKAMGAGSTQHQHLVQTEVPKKLLEDWLALWAEHYRLGEKLRAQLRPTRPGSDVLELGIYGDNDEKVANVIVDPIKDRHGRSILTVRDQNTFAEKLRQKRLMDLTHLWLIHRFKAAAVHYVTPTQDNLYQTEKMKEHGIFSNVSQEVGEIIVADVNQPRIDELLASDRVALGKLIDKAD
- a CDS encoding fatty acyl-AMP ligase; its protein translation is MTQSQRPTTLKGLVQIEECLDADGGIVLPPGDTLISLIDRNIANVGDAVAFRYLDYAGQHEGQAVELTWTQLGERLRAIAARLQGLTAPGDRVAILAPQGLDYVTGFYAALKCATIAVPLFAPELPGHAERLDTALRDSTPAVVLTTAVVRRIVDDFLGKLPQQLQPRVLVIDEIPDSAGEAFVPVDIDVDDVSHLQYTSGTTRPPVGVQVTHRSVATNLLQMILSIDMLDRNTHGLSWLPLYHDMGLSMIGFPAVYGGHSTLISPTAFIRRPQRWITALSDASRRGRVVTAAPNFAYELTAARGLPGPGADIDLSNVVMIIGSEPVNMAAITAFNEAFAPYGLPPTAIKPSYGIAEATLFVATIAPDAEASVLYLNREQLGAGHASAVAADAPGAVAQVSCGQVARSLSAVIVDGDAELPDGRIGEIWLHGDNVTAGYWGRPDETERAFGARLRSRLEHGSHAGSTPADGAWLRTGDLGFYLDGELYVTGRTVDLMVLGGRGHYPQDIEATVAAASPMVRAGYVVAFAAPADTTGQLVIVAERATGTGRQDPAPAIAAIRAEVQRVHGVNASDVRFVPAGAIPRTTSGKLGRIACREQYVAGTLGVH
- a CDS encoding PPE family protein, whose product is MDYGVLPPEINSARMYAGPGPASLLASATAWQDLAAELNSAAASYGSVITGLTGGPWLGTSAATMAAAASPYIAWLGATGAQAEQAAAQLTAAVTAYESAYAATVPPPLITANRTLQETLIATNLLGQNTAAIATTEAQYLEMWAQDAAAMYGYAGASAVATQVTPFASPPQTTDPSRQAGQVASVAQSAAATTGTDTEALMSQGPQLLSTTPTALQALASPTEEASTGGSMSSSMSSLNSLMMPMRMAMMPMSMLMRMLMGGSTGAKGAAAGVAAAGGAASGMLSSAGGAAGTVTLAGFSGGSAATAGLGRAASIGALSVPPAWTGPGVASAPMAAALPSGGGVAASAAGMGNAAAVPPMVPFGSLAARGGVGGPATQYDFRPTVVPRSPAAG